One Falco naumanni isolate bFalNau1 chromosome 12, bFalNau1.pat, whole genome shotgun sequence genomic region harbors:
- the LOC121096304 gene encoding heme-binding protein 1-like: protein MARVSLEDLDGLGEEDAAGGGEEEEGEEGEEEDEQERSRLFAHWEAIARTHRVSLPRDMAGPIVQMSRHSQARQPVPYDALSQQEKCEEAAYEERQYPAGKWACVTKGEPMYEQSISMSFMKLMRYICKENSVGCYLGMTVPVLNEIHLTREGTGLEREVVTAYYLPEEFQQNPPVPLDPEIHITERAPLRVITRVFYGMTTEETILREISLFWELLGSTDTVLRETYIVAAYENPSIPQRRNEIWFICQPQ from the exons ATGGCGCGCGTCTCGTTGGAGGACCTGGacgggctgggggaggaggacgcggccggcggcggcgaggaagaggagggggaggagggggaagaagaagatgAGCAAGAGCGAAGTCGGTTGTTCGCCCACTGGGAGGCCATAGCCAGAACGCACCGAGTGAGCCTGCCCCGCG ACATGGCAGGCCCGATCGTCCAGATGAGCCGGCACAGCCAGGCCCGCCAGCCCGTGCCGTACGATGCCCTCTCGCAGCAGGAGAAG TGCGAGGAAGCAGCCTACGAGGAGCGGCAATACCCAGCTGGGAAGTGGGCGTGTGTCACCAAGGGGGAACCCATGTATGAGCAGAGCATCTCCATGAGCTTCATGAAGCTCATGCGCTACATCTGCAAGGAGAACTCTGTAG GTTGCTATCTGGGCATGACAGTCCCAGTGCTCAACGAAATCCACCTGACCAGGGAGGGGACCGGGCTAGAGCGTGAGGTCGTAACTGCCTATTATCTCCCAGAAGAGTTCCAGCAAAACCCCCCTGTTCCCCTGGACCCTGAAATTCACATCACCGAGAGGGCACCACTTCGGGTTATAACCAG GGTTTTCTATGGGATGACCACCGAGGAGACAATTCTGCGAGAGATCAGTCTCTTCTGGGAGCTTTTGGGCTCCACAGACACTGTGCTCCGGGAAACCTACATCGTGGCTGCTTATGAAAATCCCAGCATCCCTCAGCGCCGCAATGAGATCTGGTTCATCTGCCAACCACAGTGA